A window of the Macaca nemestrina isolate mMacNem1 chromosome X, mMacNem.hap1, whole genome shotgun sequence genome harbors these coding sequences:
- the LOC105468418 gene encoding C1GALT1-specific chaperone 1 has protein sequence MLSESSSFLKGVMLGSIFCALITMLGHIRIGHGNRMHHHEHHHLQAPNKEDILKISEDERMELSKSFRVYCIILVKPKDVSLWAAVKETWTKHCDKAEFFSSENVKVFESINMDTNDMWLMMRKAYKYAFDKYRDQYNWFFLARPTTFAIIENLKYFLLKKDPSQPFYLGHTIKSGDLEYVGMEGGIVLSIESMKRLNSLLNIPEKCPEQGGMIWKISEDKQLAVCLKYAGVFAENAEDADGKDVFNTKSVGLSIKEAMTYHPNQVVEGCCSDMAVTFNGLTPNQMHVMMYGVYRLRAFGHIFNDALVFLPPNGSDND, from the coding sequence ATGCTTTCTGAAAGCAGCTCCTTTTTGAAGGGTGTGATGCTTGGAAGCATTTTCTGTGCTTTGATCACTATGCTAGGACATATTAGGATTGGTCATGGAAATAGAATGCACCACCATGAGCATCATCACCTACAAGCTCCTAACAAAGAAGATATCTTGAAAATTTCAGAGGATGAGCGCATGGAGCTCAGTAAGAGCTTTCGAGTATACTGTATTATCCTTGTAAAACCCAAAGATGTGAGTCTTTGGGCTGCAGTAAAGGAGACTTGGACCAAACACTGTGACAAAGCAGAGTTCTTCAGTTCTGAAAATGTTAAAGTGTTTGAGTCAATTAATATGGACACAAATGACATGTGGTTAATGATGAGAAAAGCTTACAAATATGCCTTTGATAAGTATAGAGACCAATACAACTGGTTCTTCCTTGCACGCCCCACTACGTTTGCTATCATTGAAAACCTAAagtattttttgttaaaaaaggaTCCATCACAGCCTTTCTATCTGGGCCACACTATAAAATCTGGAGACCTTGAATATGTGGGTATGGAAGGAGGAATTGTCTTAAGTATAGAATCAATGAAAAGACTTAACAGCCTTCTCAATATCCCTGAAAAGTGTCCTGAACAGGGTGGGATGATTTGGAAGATATCTGAAGATAAACAGCTAGCAGTTTGCCTGAAATATGCTGGAGTGTTTGCAGAAAATGCAGAAGATGCTGATGGAAAAGATGTATTTAATACCAAATCTGTTGGGCTTTCTATTAAAGAGGCAATGACTTACCACCCCAACCAGGTAGtagaaggctgttgttcagatatGGCTGTTACTTTTAATGGACTGACTCCAAATCAGATGCATGTGATGATGTATGGGGTATACCGTCTTAGGGCATTTGGGCATATTTTCAATGATGCATTGGTTTTCTTACCTCCAAATGGTTCTGATAATGACTGA